The following DNA comes from Nicotiana sylvestris chromosome 10, ASM39365v2, whole genome shotgun sequence.
GACTGGGTATCTCATCATCTAGATACGGAATGTGCTTATCAATCCATTGTTCTGATTCATGAAAAGAATTATTGTCCATGTCCTGAACAGTGAGTCTGCTCCCATAATGGGATCGATCTCTTTCCGACAATTCATCATATGTTGATAGTTCAAGAGGATTTAGCTTTCTTTTCGTGCTTCGACTGCTACACCAGTTGTTGTCATATCTGTATTCTAACTGACATTCCCTCTCAGGATCTTTTTTATAGGAATCCCAGCATGGATAATCAGAAAATCTTCCTGCATTACAGTAAAAGGGTTCTGCCCTCTTAAAATGTGAAGTATCTTCTCTTTCATGAGAGTCAAAAGCATACCGTTTATCCCTATGTCTGTGTTGGATCACAGTTGAATTACGCCTTTCATACAGTATCCTAGCATCAGATTTGCGGGAATCTTCAACTTTCAGGTGAGTTTCACTCATTCTACCAGGTCTTCTTCTGTCATGCAGCAGATCTCTTCGCACAGGCTTTCTACCTCGTGTAAAATATTTAGAACCACCAGACTTTGTTTGGATATAACGGGTTCCGGAAACTGGCTGGTAATCAATTGTACCCTTCTCCGGTAACTCAGAGTCTGCATTTGGTAATGACCTTATATGATGATCATGGGATTTCTCAATGTCAAGAAAAGCCCCATCTTCAGATGCATCACTATGACTTAGAGAACAACAAGATGAACCTGGGCTATGCTGTCGGCCTTCACCATGCAGTGGTTCTTGCAACATTACAGATTTTCTTGGATCAGATATGTCTCTCACACTGCTTTTATTCGCATCATGAGAAGATTCAATTGCTCCCGAGGTTTGATAGACATCACATTCAGTTCCCTCTCGGTGGGGATGCTCATCTGCATCGGAGAACTCACAGTTTCCGTTGTTATCTGAATCCATAGACACGTGTTCACGAACAGGTGTGTTCCTGGAATCCAGAGCTAATCTTATGAGAATGAAGTAACTTAACcattaaatatatttttattcaatACAGATCAGCATAAAACCAGCTGAGAAGCGAGAAGCAAGACCTAAAAGTAAAGGTGAAGATAGCAATTTCTCGTAACACATTTGACTAATAGAAACCCAAAAATGAAACAGATTGCCATGGTCCATGAAAAAAGAAATCTGTGAAAATTTTGACGGAATTTGGCAAATATTTCTGGGACAAAAACTTAAAAAACTTAGAAGCTGACAAAACTTTAAGCCAACTACGAGCATGAAAACCATGCAAGCAAACCTATCACATGTCAAACTCTTATGTCACACCAAAAACAGCGTTCGAAGTTCAACGATTTAAAAAGTAAAATCTGCAAGGGAATTCTAccaacatgtcttttccaaaaTAGTTGTGGTCCAAAGAGAAGAATAACCAGAAAGAATAAATCTAATAGAGATACAGACTATCATGACAGTTCAACCAGTAGATCCCAGACCTTCTAGATGTAGAGTTGCCTGATACTCCTCTTCCTTCCAAGCTGGCTAACTCATCTTCACTGGCACTACTAAAACAGAGAAAATCCCTTCCATTTCTCCCAACATCTCCATTCTCAGGTGATTCCCGCTGCTCTTTTGGAGAGTTTATGGGATCTTCCAATGAATCCTGCAAAGCAATCTGGTGCCAGCACAAGACTGTGAGAAGACAGTGCTTAGATGGTCAAGAAGTGGGCAGAATCAAAAAGTTTGTTACCTGTATGACAACATCAGAATCCCGATCCTGCGAACGTTCCACATCTGTCGATGGTTGACGCTCAATGATGCTCTCTTCCACCTCAATTTCTCTACCTTTTGGCTGATCATGGCAAGTTTAGACCATAAGCATCATTAACAGTTCAATTTCAGAAAAATTAAAAACAGCTAGGTTACAAAGACATCtacaattttttttccttttaaattcCATACTCAGCATGGTTTGAACAGAAGATGCTAGTTTTCCGACTCAATTCAGATTAAAATGCCCGTCCGTCATAGAGGTAATTTGTTCTTTACAAGTTTTGCCAACTATAACAGGTTCTCATAGTCCAGCACCCTCAAATGGGTGGCAACCAATCCATTGGCATCTCGAGTAAAACATCTTAACAAAAAAGAAATCAAGCAAAGAAGAGCTGCTGAGCATGAGAGAAAGAGTAAAAGAAAGAACCTTTAAAATACAGATGCAGGTAGAGTTAACAGTGCACTCATTATGGTAAGAATTACCTGCATTTTTAGGCAGTCCTTTCCAGAAAAGGGTCAGACCTATGCCTTTACTCAATTACTTATTTTGGCTTTTAATAATGGAAAAGATAAGGTTAAAGATCAAGAGGAATTTCACAACCCATTTGATACATATATAGGTGGGGTGTATGATCCTGATTAATAGGAACTTTGGAAAGACATAACAGTATGAACTGCTGTTGACTAAACAACTTTCGTTGGCTGGAGAAACTGTTCTACTCTGACTAAAGTGACCAGCATTTGCGGACATTACTTCTTGAAAAATATGGTCACCCTCAGCTTTCACAACCCATTTGATACACAAAAGCTGCACATATTGTTTAAGAAGTAGTAAATCATGAGAATCATCCATAGATACCTACCTTACTATTTTTCGAAgtcttgtagtcggaatccttgaCTACCCTTTTGGCCTTTTCTCGGTGCTTATCCTATTTCAGAAGTCAAGACCAAGGATGAACATGTAAGACATGCAGTAAAACTGGTAGAAGCAACTTTACCACCACTATACATACTCAAAAATTGGGAAAATATACAAAAAGAAAGATGAACAAAAAAATGACAGAAGGAAAAACTATATAATACATATCAGAAAAGACAAACTTGTATACATTCATTACCAGGCAATTGCAATACTGTTTCCAACTATCTTCATCGaaaccaaaattaaaataatctgTCAAGTCAGCACCTGGATACCGCCAAGGTTTCTTCTCAAACATATCAATATTCATGTCCAAGATATTCCTGAAAAATTATAGATCAATTACACATctataaaaaaatgaaaagattCTATACTGCTAGGATTGTAGATCAGTTATTCTTCCATTTTGTTCTCTTGTAAATATGGTTCAGTACAACCTATGTACTGTTACATACTAATACATACAAATGTTACCATCTCAAAAAACTATGATATTCTGCCTCAAAAGAACATAGAATGGTTTTCTTTGTTAAACCTATTTCACAACAGTTCTTTGAGGAGATGACCAACACTATCTCCAACAAGCAAATATGCACCAGGAAAAGTGGAACCAGTTGTTCCAAATGTAGATTCTTTTCTTTTATCAGTATGTTTGAAATGTAGATATTTTCCAATAAAAATGGAAACACAAGAAAGCACTTAACCAAAGATTAGACTACAGGCTAAGTTTGACCAAATTTACTAACCTCGACCGAGGAAGTGAGAAGCTCTGTCCATTTTGAGCAGCAGAGCCTGAGCCCATCCTTTGCATGTAGCCATTATTATCCCAGGTGCCCTTGACCAATGCTGTAGAGTAAGAATGTAAGCAAGAAGATCCATCGGCTTTGAGATGACTTGAATATGCTGCTTGTGGAGGTCTGGTGTTCTACAGAAAAGGGAAAAATCATAATATGGAGCATGAAGCACTATGAAGTAACATAACTGCATTAATTCATCTTCAATTTGTATACGTTGTATTCTGGCCAACTTGTGCACACAACTAATCCACAAAAGCTAAACGGCACTAATTCATGTAAACACTGAAGAAACATATCACCATGAAAATCGTAACAGTTGAAGAATTCAAAACAGATAATCAAGAAGAAATATCTAAAGATAATTTCAGTAAATTCCCAAGTTGCAGCAATTGATGGTAGGTGTATCGCAAGAAGATCAACCCAAAAAACAAGGGAAGCAGATATTCTCTGCCTTTGCTTTGAAAAAGAGCAAAACCAGGATACATGATATTAAGCATGATTCTGCCCATTTTTCCaataaacaatatatatatatatatatatatatcatcaaTCAACTCGGTTTGGCCGGGTTTAACACTTGAATTAAACCCAAAGCAATATCGAAACAACTCAAATTTATATTTCTCCCACTCCGAAAAATTTGGGACATCTCGCTTCCTTAGATACTTTAAGCAACATTCGCAAATGTATTTTCACCATTTAATATGAGGATAATTGTAACATATAGTAGATTcagaaaatttaaattttaaattttttaagaaaatgaaTTACTCTCGTCTGATTTTAACTTAACTGGACTCTGATCAGCAAATAATGCCAAACAAATAGGAATAGTGTGTACATTTACCTAATCTTCAGATTCTCAAGCAATCAAACTtctaataaaaaaaattagttcAACTTAATTACTGCCAAGTAAGACTTCTGGAAAATAGAAAATGGCATAAATATCAGAATATACAAAATTCGCTTTGTACTAACGTCTGCCTGCTTTTGCATAAAAGCaaaccaaaataagcatccaAATATCTAAGCAACTACTCAATCAGGTTCAATTAATCAATACCAAAACAATAATGAAATAAATTCAAATTTACACGACATTTTTTCTCTAATTTCACAGTCTAAATGATCCGAGGTCGATCCATAATTTGAAGTTTATAGGTTCCGACAACAACCTCAAGTTAGTATACAAGAATAATTGGGTTCTAGATATTTATACATGTTCCAAAatctaagaactttcttttcttttcccttttttcttacTACAGTGGTGTCCAGGTCAGTTTGCTCGTTCACCAAGTACCCTGCTGCCTAAGGGTAACTCTGCCTAGGAAGAAATCAACTAGTGTTGAAAAATCTAACCAACTTGTCTCGGTCAGGTTCAACAATTAATCAATACCAAAACAATTTAGAAATATAAACTCAAATTTTAAACTACTTTTTCCCTCTAATTTTACAGTCTAATGCTACCTTGTAACTGTTTTTTTCTGCATTGCCGTTTTCGCTGCTGTTTGAATTTTGTCCTGAGCCATTTCCTTCAGCATTTTCCTCAATTTCATCTTCATTGAGAAAATGATTTTCataatcttcttcatcatcattcaACACTATGTTTAAATCATCCTCACTCTCGCTCTCgcattcctcttcctcttcaCTTACTGCATTTTCACCGTTGAAATTACCGACGGCATTACAGTCAACATCGTTGACTTCCGTTTGAAGCTGCGTTGAAATATGTACGGTGTTTATTGCTGAGCTTGCTTGGACTTCGACGTCGGCGTAGAGATCGCCGAAATCGTCGTCCTCGTCGACGACGTTCTCCATTTCGAGCGTACGGTGTACACGAAAAGAGTGTGAACTCAGGGTTTTAGATAAACCCTACTTAAAAGTGTAATTAAAAGGAACTAGTATTAGGGGTGTCAATGCATATTGGAAAAGACTAAATCAACCGAACCGTACCGTAacgaaccgatttttaggttttCTTTTAAGAGAcagtaggtttttatataaatttataatcacaccgataattagggtaggttttttattttataaaaataaaccgaaaaaataccgaaccgtaccgaataaattttacatgtagaaaatatatttatttggtAAGTTTAAAAACAATAATGCACTTAATTTTCTTtcggccttggaattatgaaaactattacgagccaacaagtaattaaactcaaaatactaatctctaaaacctattatgctacttctacttaaactaagttatttcaagtatctttattagcaagacacaaagtattttatcaattatgagtagcaaactacaatgtattgaatatgttttctttcatataatttagatttatttttttgaatattttatctcctatagactttattcttgaatctcatcttggtatatctttcaactcgtgtgatttatattttctttgtctttgtttgatttcttttacgttgttgtagaatagttgatgtaTCTATATTCTagtcatttttttttaattcatcaccctttaaacagtaaaaatgtctagagagttttgttAAATCCTATAAAAAcatatgttattgcattctacttctactagtgaattttacatgtatttaaaaaaataccgaaaattaaccgaaccgtaccgataccaaAGAGcaaccgacatgattgggacggtttcgaaaagtctaatttttgttatacataatagaataaccggaAAAAatggtatggtacaaattttatgaAATAACCgtccgaaccgaaccattgacacccctaagtattagtacccgcgcgatgcgcggacaaAAATCATATCTAATTGTGATGTaggttgtttgaatcatgtgcaaataaccttaaaatataaacttctgagataaaaattatataacattagatattaattatgaagaaggatatgaaattattgttcaaatctcgtagtggacagcctattttttatatatatatttgtattagCATAATCCTTAATTGTAGTACTTGCATTTCACTTTGTTGTCAATATTAAAGAATATTAAACATgtcatgtgtcacgacccaaactgaagggccatgaatagcacccgaccacacttgtcgagcaccaacgtacatttcatctaaccttcattattatcttttaaggctgacgagatcaatataaatggtagacctagatcatggacaaccagcaataaaatatgacggcatgaacatacatagcaggggatgaccagacaatcaagaaactacatataaggtatgagctaccacgctactatgaaagactatacaacaaaaactagccgacaaggcataccaaactatacatgagccgacacctgtctatgagcctctaaaagaacataagtgttgcaacatagccggaacagggccccgacatacccataatgtctataacaaaaattgcataccaagaccaaggcaagtccggagaagggatctcgccaatcaccgctgaactggacagtctactgtggtgggggagctgcacctacctgtctatcaggacctgcagcacgacatgcagcgtccacaaataaaaggacgtcagtacgaataaagtactgagtatgtaaggcaaggaaccataaatacgatcagtaatgtaagcaaggatagagaatatacaacctgtaacatcttagtacctctgagggctacttacatgaaatgcatgatacatatgtataaatacataaacctttaaagcattcgcctctatgggcatcatcatcatcatatcgtacccggccataataggctcggtagaatcgtacccggccacgtggagctcggtaaaacccaactgatcagtggttgcacaataggtgccgtacccggccaactatagcgtggctcggtagagtaaaatagatacatatatataatgcatgctcgactcatggaatcacattctaaacctttcggagtgacgtaaggtcggtatcctctatacacgttattaggactaactcttcactatgaaccttataagaatcaggaagtaccaacaacattgataacataagactaagagaagcaacattaacatcaatcgttccataagagggaaaacaatgtaagtactgctagcttctaagagtagagtatcttggaagatcgttcattacattatgtacaatcggagtcgtgcaaaagaaggaaagggatagcctcacataccttgtatatactgccccaatctcaagctatgcaattgtcaaaactccttagtctacaataagagaaacgatactatcgttatcatttaagcgtcataactattatgtatcgaccacaacctattttacgatgaaacggacagcacctcccctatatatatgacctcacaccattcaaaacaatcaccaaacagcccaaacaacatcaataataaacatattgagcctcccaaaatagtccacacacagcctaatcactccatacatacgacgaccaccgtagtcgtgtcaaacaacctggaaatgttacgaataactatcagcccataaccctacatatatatggtgtttctccacacccttcctcctccaaaactccacaagatagtagtaaaatacgcagcccaacaacaacgcaaaacagtccacaaaacaataacattacttccaagcctttcgatatatatttcacaagttctagcttcaatggcttagctgcaacttggataatcttaaatacatatagagtaagaggttccttacctttatacagaaagaacaactccaatttgaccttaaatttccatgaaatatccctccaatgctgccacaacaacaaaaaagcgaaactagcgatcaattagtgtttttcggcactagaatcactttagaaggcttgaaatcacctaggattgatattaagaacatgagggagtatttacagaacataaaccctttaaaacaacctcccacacgagctggaacgacacaaaaatgagcaacaacaagaagaacaagagacttactagcgccacggaattcccgacacttgatttgtgttgtttgcccttttttgggtcttgaatcttgagagaaccttgagaggatgttactagggttctaaggtctgaaaatagtgaaaagaaatgacttaaaacgggttggagtcatcctatataggtacaaatatcttaaaccgacttagtgggccccatagagaggtgcttggcgcagtctcgcgaaaacgcgaatatctctctactccgagatcgtatcgatgaacggtttaatgagttgaaaactagactcctagatctttaattttgttggtagatcaccccgtaattccttgtaaattatgagaaaagattagaaacatttgacccaatgtttaagtaaaattatgaacctaagttgcgacaacttttgtcgacttttgtttcataactcgtttgacttcaagacttatgatacggatattatatgattaaaataccttaataaatgacctcttgagtgtattaagcaccgctagattacctgaaaatacgagttacaacatccttgattcgtttaacttctaatactggttaatcacccttatacactcttgtatcacttaagaccaataggattgacttcttatcatctaaaagataattccttcttggatttatgttaactaatatatggcatgaactaacacatgtggatatgggttgtaacaccctccccctaggaacattcgtcctcgaatgtaagggtttatggggagtttaaatcatcgtggattccaatggaaatttccgatcaattttcccctataaaatggtcactagcaaaacttgcaagtaattaagcccaacatatggcttcacaaggctacacaaagtattatgcgtatttacattatctacatatcaccattttgtattaaggaggagtattctcaaattattgcttacctcatagagccgtttcaccttccaatgtatcatgtcttccaccagcatccttgttatcttcattctggaataagtaagggtatttagacttcatctcctcttctgcttcgcatgtcatttcttccatatttttgttcctccacaatactttgacggaagctacatcttttgttctcagcttgcggacttgccgatctaatatcgccactggcacttcttcatatgataggtcctctgtaacttgtacatctttgatagggacgactcgagaagggtctccaatacattttctcaacatagatacatggaataccgggtggacaaattccaattcggatggcaattctaactcataagcaacctgtccaatccgtcgaagaattttatacggcccgatataccttggactcagcttacctttcttcccaaaacgcataatacccttcattggtgagatcctcaggaaaacccaatcaccaacctcaaactctagatcacgacgtcggacatcagaataagatttttgcctgctttgtgccgtcctcaatcgctcctgtatcactttcaccttctcaatagcttggtgaatcaaatctggcccatataattctgtttcaccgacttcgaaccatccaactggtgatctacatctcctcccgtatagtgcctcgtatggggccattttaatactggaatggtagctattgttataggcgaattctatgagtggaagatgatcatcccaattccccttaaaatctagaacacatgctcgtagcatatcttccagtgtctgaatggtacgttcagcctgtccgtcagtctgcggatgaaatgcagtgctgagatttacttgtgtgcctaaacccttctggaaagacctccaaaagttagccgtaaattgagctcctcggtctgatataatagatatgggcacaccatgaagcctaacaatctccttgatatacaactttgcataatcttcagccgtgtaagttgtcttcactggcagaaaatgggcacattttgtaagtcgatcaattatcacccagatggagtcaaacttatgataagagcgaggtaatccaataatgaagtccatattaatcacctcccacttccaggtcggaatctctatattttgaagcaatccaccgggtttctgatgttctatctttacttgttgacaattgggacactgggctacaaattctgcaatagacttcttcatattatcccaccaatattgctccttgacatcatgatacatctttgtcgagccgggatggatggaatatcgggattgatgaatctcattcataatcttctctcgcaaccctgccacattaggcacacacaatcggctctggtatctcagtgccccgtcttttccgatcccaaaagccatacttttacactgttgaatgctttctcttaatcgtactaagataggatcttcatattgtcgtgcttttacctcggctaccaaagatgattctgatgtattctgtacagtaacacctccatcatcagagtctaacaatctgattctcatattggctagctgatgaagctctttaatcaacccccatctacctgcctcaatatgtactaagcttcccattgatttacggctgagagcatctgccacaacattggctttaccgggatgatacaatatctcgacgtcgtagtctttcaataattcaagccacctacgctgcctcaaattcaactctttctgcttgaagatgtattgtaaactcttgtgatctgtgtagatgtcaacatggacgccgtataagtagtgccgccatatcttcaaagcatatattactgcagccaattccaaatcatgggttggataattcttttcatgcttcttcaattgtcttgatgcataagcaatcacattcccacgctgcatcaatacgcaccccaaacctatacctgaggcatcacaatataccacataaccttctgttccttcaggaagag
Coding sequences within:
- the LOC104236371 gene encoding FIP1[III]-like protein: MENVVDEDDDFGDLYADVEVQASSAINTVHISTQLQTEVNDVDCNAVGNFNGENAVSEEEEECESESEDDLNIVLNDDEEDYENHFLNEDEIEENAEGNGSGQNSNSSENGNAEKNSYKNTRPPQAAYSSHLKADGSSCLHSYSTALVKGTWDNNGYMQRMGSGSAAQNGQSFSLPRSRNILDMNIDMFEKKPWRYPGADLTDYFNFGFDEDSWKQYCNCLDKHREKAKRVVKDSDYKTSKNSKPKGREIEVEESIIERQPSTDVERSQDRDSDVVIQIALQDSLEDPINSPKEQRESPENGDVGRNGRDFLCFSSASEDELASLEGRGVSGNSTSRRNTPVREHVSMDSDNNGNCEFSDADEHPHREGTECDVYQTSGAIESSHDANKSSVRDISDPRKSVMLQEPLHGEGRQHSPGSSCCSLSHSDASEDGAFLDIEKSHDHHIRSLPNADSELPEKGTIDYQPVSGTRYIQTKSGGSKYFTRGRKPVRRDLLHDRRRPGRMSETHLKVEDSRKSDARILYERRNSTVIQHRHRDKRYAFDSHEREDTSHFKRAEPFYCNAGRFSDYPCWDSYKKDPERECQLEYRYDNNWCSSRSTKRKLNPLELSTYDELSERDRSHYGSRLTVQDMDNNSFHESEQWIDKHIPYLDDEIPSQQMWKIDQLQSNSRMRTDDLVTECNYIYDIMEETDNRYRSYNNRDTNIIEDGYHVNLTYFRRETKSPNRGKRRDNSSHDSLNNVFCMDLKDEEGRFDAYRPPSFRLYREPCTASRRWQSPELPRGRHGIFSGTRKCQDGGQSANLTNSISADQIIKYPGNQGNFKRGRRYWQSEGLHRVEDENIRYQQNILDSEKTSYSFRRSSSDKRFESFDNKHGPDLVEKLLDDRHVDHEKYKLIREGNKASQFGQGSKFFHRDNRWRFPKGRDSFATALVVENRESSGRCSKAGGVTYFGRRTLRSRNLTTDPKENEKERLDIFSDAQQEESLDIEEGEIISEVMNERTIKRRSTCFGKSQVSEMKNFANDKDVEGKDNPKILEIMAKMEKRGERFKQPIALKSDSKNISKPSVDLFTGTTEAMQPRPARKRRWVASEAN